In one Halofilum ochraceum genomic region, the following are encoded:
- a CDS encoding O-antigen ligase family protein, translating into MMAMRLARVTRTRFAAPAALAALALLLLFGLRSPPAFYLSLVIGLAAFLAEGRERIARFLSFPAVWFALILWAAVLLRGWFDPAVVAGSGDGEALDSVWHHARYSLLIPLLFGWLLCEQWRWRGPFVLILIAGAFIYFKAEWGMIAQRAAGTIGPVQELGATASVMFFIAIGVIAWCREHWADGGARKRWSVLVIGGALMGSSAVCLVLSASRSAWLVTLAGLGVLAVILWRWQRTEGTARRTSSPSVLAAGLLFLIVIVILFRDAVMDRLLADADVVAALVDGRFDSEIGGSWAIRLRMILQGGADIAAHPLLGIGPASVRDALQQIWGQEGWGYGNYHNTYINLAVAMGLPWAILWILAHSWVVWRGLGWVIVVDRELALALGIAGALLSHFGDLLFEVRFWNSTGAALYVIVMTFTCATYFRSARSRASALRDAAEVTSTVDGDTGRLRMGSDE; encoded by the coding sequence ATGATGGCAATGCGCCTGGCGCGGGTGACGAGGACTCGTTTCGCGGCACCTGCGGCTCTGGCGGCCTTGGCCCTGCTTCTGTTGTTCGGCTTGCGCAGCCCGCCCGCGTTCTATCTTAGCCTCGTGATCGGCCTCGCCGCGTTCCTGGCCGAGGGCCGCGAGCGCATTGCGCGCTTTTTGTCCTTCCCCGCCGTATGGTTTGCACTGATTTTGTGGGCGGCCGTCCTGCTTCGTGGTTGGTTCGATCCGGCGGTTGTAGCAGGGTCGGGCGATGGCGAGGCGCTTGACTCCGTGTGGCATCACGCACGCTATTCGCTGCTGATACCGCTCCTCTTCGGTTGGCTGCTGTGTGAACAGTGGCGATGGCGCGGTCCGTTCGTGTTGATATTGATCGCCGGGGCGTTCATCTACTTTAAGGCGGAGTGGGGTATGATCGCCCAGCGCGCTGCCGGGACAATCGGCCCGGTACAAGAGCTTGGTGCTACCGCAAGCGTCATGTTTTTCATCGCGATCGGGGTCATCGCGTGGTGTAGGGAACACTGGGCGGATGGGGGCGCGCGTAAGCGCTGGTCCGTTCTCGTAATCGGCGGTGCGCTAATGGGGAGCAGTGCGGTCTGCCTGGTTCTGTCGGCCTCGCGTTCCGCGTGGTTGGTGACGCTGGCGGGGCTCGGGGTGCTTGCCGTCATTCTGTGGCGATGGCAGCGCACGGAAGGAACGGCCCGCCGGACTTCCAGCCCGAGCGTTTTGGCCGCCGGGTTGCTTTTCCTGATCGTGATCGTGATTCTTTTCCGGGATGCGGTCATGGATCGACTCCTTGCTGATGCCGACGTGGTCGCAGCTCTTGTCGATGGGCGGTTCGATTCTGAAATCGGCGGGTCGTGGGCGATTCGCCTACGCATGATCCTTCAGGGAGGGGCCGACATTGCTGCGCACCCGCTGCTCGGTATCGGTCCCGCCTCAGTGCGCGATGCCCTCCAGCAGATCTGGGGCCAAGAGGGTTGGGGATACGGTAATTACCATAATACGTACATCAATCTCGCCGTGGCGATGGGCCTCCCCTGGGCGATACTGTGGATACTCGCGCACAGCTGGGTCGTGTGGCGCGGTCTGGGATGGGTGATTGTTGTCGATCGCGAGTTGGCATTGGCACTCGGAATCGCCGGCGCGCTGCTGAGCCACTTCGGTGACCTTCTCTTCGAGGTGCGCTTTTGGAATTCCACCGGTGCAGCGCTCTACGTCATCGTTATGACGTTCACATGCGCGACCTATTTCCGGAGTGCGCGGTCCCGGGCTTCGGCGTTGCGCGATGCGGCGGAGGTCACGTCCACTGTAGACGGCGATACCGGTCGACTACGCATGGGGAGTGACGAATGA